The sequence below is a genomic window from Rhodococcus sp. 4CII.
CCGAACAGGTCGCCCAGCGCGGAGCGCAGACCGCTGCCGGTGCGATTCGGCAGTCCGGCAACGCGATCGAGCAGTAGCGGGACCTGGTTCCACATCAGCTTGCCGCCCCACACGCCGTTGGGTGTGCGCCCGAGGCTGAGTAGTTGGTCGCGCCACTGTTCGGACGTCCGGGTGTCGACCGTTCCCGGTTCGAGCGGGGCGAGCCGCGAGAGCACCGCCTCGTCGGTGACCCCGTCGAACCACTGCCGCGGTTGCGGTGAGCGACTGGTGGACGGCAGGTACTGGAAGAATTCTTCGGGGTTGCCGGCCACGGTCGTGGCGCGCAGGGATTCGACGAGCAGGGTGCTGCCGCTGCGCTGAGACGCGCAAACGAGATACGAGCGTGGCTCCGACATGCCGGAAACTATAAACGCGGAATCGGGGGCAGCAATCGGAGCGAAATCAAATTATCGTGATCGAAACACTTGATTATTCCGCGACATATGTATTCGTCGGACACGCGACGCGGCGTATTCCGATTCCGCAGTTCACGGCCGTTTTCCGGCAGTGGACCGGGGCGCCGATTCTCACCCGAGCAATGACGCTGCGGCGTGCGAACAAAGAATCAGGCTGATCGCAATGAGGTGCGAATATGGCGTTGTGTCAGCCCTTGCGGCAAATGAGGACCGGGCACCGCGCGTGGTGGATGAGGCTCTGGCTCGTCGAGCCCACGATCGAGGCGGTGAACGGGTTGCGCCCGTGACTGCCGACGGCGATCAACTGCGCCCCGAACGAGTACTCGAGGAGCACCTTCATCGGCCCACCGCGCTCGAGGCAGCGGGTGACCTCTACGTCGGGATACTTCTCACGCCACCCCGCGAGGCTCTCGGCGAGCCAGGCTTCCTCGTGCTGCACCAGATCCGACCAGTCGGTGAAACGTCGTTCCTCCGAATACCACGCCCCGAGCGTGGAGTGCTCGGCCCAGGTGTGGACCGCGACGAGGGGAACGCCGAAGAACGCCGCGAACTCGAACGCATGGGCAACGGCCATGTCGCTCAGTTCGCTTCCGTCCACCCCCACCACGACGGGACGGGTTCCGCTGACCTCGTGGCCCTGGATGCCGCGCCAGACGACGACCGGGCATTCGGCGCGATTCGACACCCGCACGACGTCGGAACCGGCGACCACCGATTTCATCTCGCTCGTCGCCGCGGGTCCGAGTACCAGCATGCGGGCCGTCTTGGACAGTTCCACCAGCGCCTGGGCGGGAGGGCCGGGATGGGTGCTCCGCTCCACCTCGAGGTCTCGCTGCCCGTCGAGGACGGCCTTCTCGGCTGCGGCGAGTAACTCGTCGCCGTCCGGGGCGCCGTCGCCGCCGCGGGAGTTCGGATGCTTCGGTAGCACGTGCACGAGGCGAAGCGGTTCCTCGAACCGCCGCGCCGCGGATGCGGCCCACGCCGCTGCCTCCAACGCCCCGTCCGATCCGTCGATACCTGCCACGATGCCGCGTCGAATCCGTGCTGTGGTCATGGGGGTGCTCCTCACCTCCATTCCAGTCTGATCCAGGACGGCGGTGGCGCGCCAGAGGCAAATCGCCGACCGCGCGCGCGATGCGGTCGGCCGTTCCGGTGTCACCTGGGGATTCACCAGGTTCCGGCCGAACGGTGAACCGGAAGCACGGTTGTAGCGTGTGTACAGCTGGGAGGTGGTGACCGATGCCGGATGCCCAGACGGAGCTCATGCATGCCCTGTACGAGGAGCATGCCCCCGCGGTATGGAGGTATGCCCTGAGGCTGACCGGCGACCGCGTCCGCGCCGAGGACATCGTGCAGGAAGTGCTGCTGCGAGCCTGGAAGCACCCGAACGTGCTCGACCAATCGGAATCGTCGGCCCGGGCCTGGCTGTTCACCGTCGCCCGGAATCTCGTGTTCGACGAGCACCGCAGCGCCCGCTCCCAGCGGGAAATCGGCATGAGCTCGACACCCGAACGAGCCGCACCCGACAGTTCGGACGGTGCGCTCGACGCCTGGATGATGGGCGACGCGCTCGCCCGGCTGACCCCCGACCACCGTGCCGTCCTCGTCCTCGGCTACTACCGGGGAATGTCGACGCATCAGATCGCCGGCGAACTCGGGATCCCGGAAGGAACGGTGAAATCCCGCATGCA
It includes:
- a CDS encoding universal stress protein; translated protein: MTTARIRRGIVAGIDGSDGALEAAAWAASAARRFEEPLRLVHVLPKHPNSRGGDGAPDGDELLAAAEKAVLDGQRDLEVERSTHPGPPAQALVELSKTARMLVLGPAATSEMKSVVAGSDVVRVSNRAECPVVVWRGIQGHEVSGTRPVVVGVDGSELSDMAVAHAFEFAAFFGVPLVAVHTWAEHSTLGAWYSEERRFTDWSDLVQHEEAWLAESLAGWREKYPDVEVTRCLERGGPMKVLLEYSFGAQLIAVGSHGRNPFTASIVGSTSQSLIHHARCPVLICRKG
- a CDS encoding sigma-70 family RNA polymerase sigma factor, with product MPDAQTELMHALYEEHAPAVWRYALRLTGDRVRAEDIVQEVLLRAWKHPNVLDQSESSARAWLFTVARNLVFDEHRSARSQREIGMSSTPERAAPDSSDGALDAWMMGDALARLTPDHRAVLVLGYYRGMSTHQIAGELGIPEGTVKSRMHYGLRALRLALQEMGVTR